One genomic region from Salvelinus fontinalis isolate EN_2023a chromosome 18, ASM2944872v1, whole genome shotgun sequence encodes:
- the LOC129815169 gene encoding chromodomain-helicase-DNA-binding protein 5-like isoform X5 — MPGSLISNEDEGQEDMDFEDEIPDEDEEGQHNTVPLTPLDSFFTDNDSLKQQKKKKLKKMKEGKMPKVKKRKKEGGGGGGVGGGGSDLKKQAPEQEDDRPLQGPEIGSESESSTYAPTTKKKKKPKEKKPKRKKREEEEEDDDDDDDEDDENNKEPKSSSQLMQEWGLEDVQYGFTEEDYTTLTNYKAFSQFLRPLIAKKNPKIPMSKMMTVLGAKWREFSANNPFKGTSATAVAAAVAAAVETVTVASPTSVKEITTLSSSQPGQIRKAKTKDGKGPGVRRKTKTVKEVKKKSKGKKTKSKKKASSSEEDFGLEESDFDDVSIHSASVRSDTSGNAKKKARKGRKKRKREDGDGYETDHQDYCEVCQQGGEIILCDTCPKAYHLVCLDPELEKAPEGKWSCPHCEKEGIQWEAKDDDDEEEEVAVEEEDDHLEFCRVCKDGGELLCCDTCPSSYHIHCLNPPLPEIPNGEWLCPRCMCTPPKGKVQRILHWIWGDPPLPMEVPPGPNGETVDPLVQPPLKGHPERELFVKWAGLSYWHCSWVSELQLELYHAVMYRNYQRKNDMDEPPPYDYGSGEEELNNEKRKSKDPQYAAMEERFYRYGIKPEWMVIHRILNHSYDKDGDVHYMIKWRDLPYDQCTWEVDDFDVPEYHNAKHSYWDHREQMIGDDQRPLVVRKGKKGKEEEKRREREIPPNAPIIDPTIKFEHQPWYINATGGTLHPYQLEGLNWLRFSWAQGTDTILADEMGLGKTVQTIVFLYSLYKEGHSKGPYLVSAPLSTIINWEREFEMWAPDFYVVTYTGDKESRAVIRENEFTFEDSAVKTGRKVFRMKKDTAIKFHVLLTSYELITIDQTILGSINWACLVVDEAHRLKNNQSKFFRILNGYKIYYKLLLTGTPLQNNLEELFHLLNFLTPERFNNLDGFLEEFADISKEDQIKKLHDLLGPHMLRRLKADVFKNMPSKTELIVRVELSPMQKKYYKFILTRNFEALNSKGGGNQVSLLNIMMDLKKCCNHPYLFPVAAVEAPVLPNGSYDGNQLVKSSGKLTLLQKMLRKLKDEGHRVLIFSQMTKMLDLLEDFLEYEGYKYERIDGGITGGLRQEAIDRFNAPGAQQFCFLLSTRAGGLGINLATADTVIIYDSDWNPHNDIQAFSRAHRIGQNKKVMIYRFVTRASVEERITQVAKRKMMLTHLVVRPGLGSKTGSMSKQELDDILKFGTEELFKDEMEAAARAMGSHQKLCKNNGDIKDGDEGSVIHYDDNAISKLLDRSQNATEDTEIQNMNEYLSSFKVAQYVVKDEDAEEEPQREIIKQEENVDPDYWEKLLRHHYEQQQEDLARNLGKGKRIRKQVNYNDTSQEDQEWQDDLSDNHSEYSVGSEDEDEDFEERPEGGRRHSRRQLKSDRDKPLPPLLARVGGNIEVLGFNARQRKAFLNAIMRWGMPPQDAFNSHWLVRDLRGKSEKEFRAYVSLFMRHLCEPGADGAETFADGVPREGLSRQHVLTRIGVMSLVRKKVQEFEHVNGKYSTPDLIPIGLDLKKLTESLSSDPNTPVPASPAATPQPPGSPVPPEKMDSISGPAEDKEPTEQECKKLPELETHVSTESSSQVEKTDIAPDSDETANGSTEDKPVSSEESSEMTDIPSALIEPSINPKEPPSIHTELSSNQSSPKVEPCRETEKSLEKGDSDPAPAKPEEKELNPVVSDEAKSEDLLVHDGRLNGEKEAQEEMEEVRRELLEKNGFKMRFMFNIADGGFTGRNSPNPDSSF, encoded by the exons ATGCCTGGGTCGTTAATAAGCAATGAAGACGAGGGACAAGAGGACATGGATTTTGAAGACGAAATACCAG atgaggatgaggagggtcAACATAACACTGTCCCGCTCACACCTCTGGACAGCTTTTTCACTGACAACGACTCCCTCAAacaacagaagaagaagaaactcAAAAAGATGAAGGAGGGGAAGATGCCCAAAGTCAAGAAGAGGAAAAAGGAG ggaggaggaggtggaggagtaggAGGTGGTGGCAGTGACTTGAAGAAGCAGGCCCCTGAGCAGGAGGATGACCGTCCACTGCAGGGTCCAGAGATTGGCTCAGAGAGCGAGAGCAGCACCTACGCCCCTAccacaaagaagaagaagaaacctAAGGAGAAGAAACCCAAAcggaagaagagagaagaggaggaggaggatgacgatgatgatgatgacgaagaTGATGAAAATAATAAG GAGCCCAAGTCGTCCAGCCAGCTGATGCAGGAGTGGGGTCTGGAGGATGTGCAGTATGGCTTCACAGAGGAGGACTATACAACCCTCACCAACTACAAGGCCTTCAGCCAGTTCCTCAG GCCACTTATTGCCAAGAAGAACCCTAAGATCCCCATGTCAAAGATGATGACAGTGTTAGGGGCCAAGTGGCGAGAGTTCAGCGCTAACAACCCCTTCAAAGGCACCTCTGCAACTGCTGTGGCTGCTGCGGTGGCTGCTGCCGTGGAAACAGTCACCGTTGCCTCGCCCACCTCTGTCAAAGAGATCACTACACTGTCAAGTTCTCAGCCTGGGCAAATCAGAAAAGCCAAAACCAAAGATGGAAAGG GGCCTGGGGTTCGACGGAAAACAAAGACTGTAAAGGAGGTAAAGAAGAAAAGTAAAGGGAAGAAGACCAAATCAAAGAAGAAAGCATCCTCG AGTGAGGAGGACTTTGGGCTGGAGGAGTCGGACTTTGATGATGTCAGCATCCACAGTGCCTCGGTGCGCTCTGATACCTCGGGGAATGCCAAGAAGAAAGCCCGGAAGGGTCGGAAAAAAAGGAAAA GAGAGGATGGGGACGGCTATGAGACAGACCACCAGGACTACTGTGAGGTGTGCCAGCAGGGAGGGGAGATCATCCTGTGTGACACCTGTCCCAAAGCCTATCACCTGGTGTGTCTGGACCCTGAGCTGGAGAAAGCTCCCGAGGGCAAGTGGAGCTGCCCTCACTGT GAGAAGGAGGGCATCCAGTGGGAGGCCAAAGATGATgacgatgaggaagaggaggttgCGGTTGAGGAAGAGGACGACCACCTGGAGTTCTGCAGAGTGTGTAAAGACGGAGGGGAGCTGCTGTGCTGTGACACCTGCCCCTCCTCCTACCATATCCACTGCCTCAACCCTCCACTGCCTGAGATACCCAATGGGGAGTGGCTGTGCCCACGCTGCATG TGCACACCTCCGAAGGGGAAGGTACAGAGGATTCTCCACTGGATTTGGGGGGATCCCCCCTTACCCATGGAGGTGCCCCCTGGCCCCAATGGAGAGACTGTGGACCCGCTGGTACAGCCCCCCCTGAAGGGCCACCCGGAGAGGGAGCTGTTTGTCAAGTGGGCTGGTCTCTCCTACTGGCACTGCTCCTGGGTCAGTGAACTGCAG TTGGAGCTGTACCACGCGGTGATGTACCGTAACTACCAGCGTAAGAACGACATGGACGAGCCCCCTCCGTACGACTACGGCTCTGGGGAGGAGGAGCTGAACAACGAGAAGAGGAAGAGTAAAGACCCGCAGTACGCTGCCATGGAGGAGAGATTCTACCGCTACGGCATCAAGCCAGAGTGGATGGTCATCCACAGGATCCTCAACCACAG TTATGATAAGGATGGGGATGTGCACTACATGATCAAGTGGAGAGACCTGCCCTATGACCAGTGCACCTGGGAGGTGGATGACTTTGACGTCCCTGAGTATCACAACGCCAAACACTCCTATTGGGACCACAG GGAGCAGATGATTGGTGACGACCAGCGCCCTTTAGTTGTGAGAAAGGGAAAGAAGGgcaaagaggaggagaagaggagggagagagaaatcccTCCTAACGCTCCAATTATAGAT CCTACCATCAAGTTTGAACATCAACCCTGGTACATCAATGCCACTGGGGGAACCCTACACCCATACCAGCTGGAGGGGTTGAACTGGTTACGGTTCTCCTGGGCACAGGGCACAGACACTATCCTAGCAGACGAGATGGGCCTGGGCAAGACTGTCCAGACCATCGTGTTCCTCTACTCACTCTACAAGGAG GGTCACTCCAAAGGGCCATACCTGGTCAGTGCTCCCCTGTCCACCATCATCAACTGGGAGAGGGAGTTTGAGATGTGGGCCCCAGACTTCTACGTGGTCACCTACACTGGGGACAAAGAAAGCCGGGCGGTCATCAGGGAGAACGAGTTCACCTTCGAGGACAGTGCGGTCAAAACAGGCCGCAAGGTCTTCCGTATGAAG AAAGACACGGCCATCAAGTTCCATGTGTTGCTGACGTCATATGAGCTAATCACCATCGATCAGACCATTCTGGGCTCCATTAACTGGGCCTGTCTAGTGGTGGATGAGGCCCACAGACTGAAGAACAACCAGTCAAAG TTTTTCAGAATTCTCAATGGTTATAAGATCTACTATAAGCTACTACTGACTGGCACTCCTCTGCAGAACAACCTGGAGGAGCTGTTTCACCTGCTCAACTTCCTCACCCCAGAAAGATTCAA TAACCTGGATGGCTTCCTGGAGGAGTTTGCAGACATCTCCAAGGAGGACCAGATCAAGAAGCTGCATGATCTGTTGGGCCCACACATGCTCAGGAGACTGAAGGCTGACGTCTTCAAGAACATGCCTTCCAAGACAGAGCTCATTGTACGAGTGGAGCTCAGCCCCATGCAGAA GAAGTACTACAAGTTTATCCTGACGCGGAACTTTGAGGCGCTCAACTCCAAGGGCGGGGGCAACCAGGTGTCCCTGCTCAACATCATGATGGACCTGAAGAAGTGCTGCAACCACCCCTACCTGTTCCCCGTGGCAGCcgtg GAGGCACCAGTGTTACCCAATGGCTCTTATGATGGGAACCAGCTGGTCAAGTCCTCAGGTAAACTCACCCTGCTCCAGAAGATGCTAAGGAAACTCAAAGATGAAGGACACAGAGTTCTCATCTTCTCCCAGATGACTAAGATGCTGGATCTGCTTGAGGACTTTCTGGAATACGAGGGCTACAAATATGAACGCATTGATGGAGGCATCACAGGGGGACTACGACAGGAGGCTATCGACCGCTTCAACG CACCGGGTGCTCAGCAGTTCTGCTTCCTGCTCTCCACCCGAGCTGGAGGCTTGGGCATCAACCTGGCCACGGCAGACACCGTCATCATCTACGACTCAGACTGGAACCCTCACAACGATATCCAG GCATTCAGCAGGGCCCACCGTATAGGTCAGAATAAGAAGGTGATGATCTATCGCTTTGTGACGCGAGCTAGCGTGGAGGAGCGCATCACCCAGGTGGCCAAGAGGAAGATGATGCTGACCCACCTGGTGGTGAGGCCCGGCCTGGGCTCCAAGACCGGCTCCATGTCCAAACAGGAGCTGGACGACATCCTCAAGTTCGGCACCGAGGAGCTCTTCAAGGACGAGATGGAGGCAGCCGCACGGGCCATGGGTTCCCATCAAAAACTCTGTAAGAATAATG GGGACATAAAGGATGGAGATGAGGGCAGTGTCATTCACTATGATGACAATGCCATCTCCAAGCTGCTGGACCGTAGCCAGAATGCCACGGAGGACACTGAGATCCAGAACATGAACGAATACCTCAGCTCCTTCAAGGTGGCCCAGTACGTGGTCAAAGACGAGGACGCAGAG GAGGAGCCCCAGCGGGAGATCATTAAGCAGGAGGAGAATGTGGATCCAGACTATTGGGAGAAGCTGCTGAGGCACCATTATGAGCAGCAACAGGAGGATCTGGCCCGCAACCTGGGCAAAGGCAAACGCATCCGCAAGCAGGTCAACTACAACGACACGTCTCAGGAGGACCAAG AGTGGCAGGATGATCTTTCAGACAATCATTCCGAGTACTCCGTGGGGTCCGAGGACGAGGACGAAGATTTCGAGGAGAGGCCGGAAG GTGGGCGCAGGCATTCTCGCAGGCAGCTGAAGAGTGACAGGGACAAACCTCTGCCACCCCTGCTAGCGCGCGTAGGGGGCAACATCGAG GTGCTGGGGTTCAACGCCCGTCAGCGGAAGGCCTTCCTCAACGCTATCATGCGCTGGGGCATGCCTCCTCAGGACGCCTTCAACTCTCACTGGCTGGTCAGAGACCTGAGAGGGAAGAGTGAGAAAGAGTTCAG GGCCTACGTGTCCCTGTTCATGAGACATCTTTGTGAGCCCGGGGCAGACGGGGCGGAGACCTTTGCAGATGGGGTTCCACGAGAAGGGCTGTCCCGCCAGCATGTCCTCACCAGGATTGGGGTTATGTCTCTGGTCAGGAAAAAG GTCCAGGAGTTTGAGCATGTCAATGGGAAATACAGCACTCCAGACCTGATCCCTATTGGACTGGACCTGAAGAAACTGACTGAGAGTCTGTCCTCTGACCCCAACACCCCCGTCCCTGCTAGCCCTGCTGCCACACCCCAGCCTCCTGGAAGTCCTGTCCCACCAG AGAAGATGGACTCGATCTCAGGGCCTGCTGAAGACAAGGAGCCCACAGAACAGGAATGCAAGAAGCTACCAGAACTGGAG ACTCATGTTAGTACAGAGTCATCTTCCCAGGTAGAGAAGACGGACATCGCTCCTGACAGTGATGAGACAGCGAATGGCAGCACAGAGGACAAACCAGTCTCCTCAGAGGAGAGTAGTGAAATGACAGACATACCCTCCGCACTGATAGAGCCATCCATCAATCCTAAAGAGCCTCCTTCCATACATACAGAGCTGTCGTCCAATCAAAGCTCACCAAAAG TGGAGCCCTGTCGAGAGACAGAGAAGTCCTTAGAAAAAGGAGACAGTGATCCTGCCCCAGCCAAACCTGAGGAGAAGGAACTGAATCCAG TTGTTTCAGACGAGGCCAAGAGCGAGGACTTGCTCGTGCACGATGGACGGCTGAATGGAGAAAAAGAAGcacaggaggagatggaggaggtcaGGAGGGAATTACTGGAGAAGAATGGTTTCAAGATGAGGTTCATGTTCAACATTGCCGACGGAGGCTTCACAG GTAGGaattcgccaaacccagattcgtcctttTGA